From Buchnera aphidicola (Cinara tujafilina):
TTTTTTTGATATCGCAGGATTAGTAAAAGGTGCTTCTACAGGATCAGGATTAGGAAATAGTTTTTTAGAAAATATTAAACAATGTAATGCAATATTACATATGGTACGTTGTTTTAATAATGATAATATTACTCATATATATCATAATATAGATCCAGAGAGAGATATAGATATAATTAATATGGAGCTATTATTATCTGATTTATCAGTATGTGAAAAGTATCTAATTAAAACACGTATTATTAATAGAAAATTAGAAAATGTTAAAAAAGGTATAAATTTAATAAATTTTTGTATATGTAATTTAAAAGCCGGAATACCTTTAAGAGAAGTCATACTTTCTAAAAGTGATCATTTTTTTTTAGAAGATTTTAAATTATTAACATTAAAACCAATGATGTATATTTTAAATGCCGATATTCATAAAGATTCTAAAGTAATGGTTACCAAGATATTAAGTAAATTTAAAGATAAAAATGTTACAATTTTACCACTTATTATTAAAAATAATATTCCAATTAATAGTCAGTCTATAAATTTTTTGCAAAAAAAAACATATGATCTTGATAACATAAGTAATATAAATTTTTATGATATTATTCGAGAAGGTTATAAATTATTAAAATTAATTACTTTTTTTACTGCAGGTCCAAAAGAAACACGTGCATGGACATTAAAACAAGGCGCTACAATAAAAAAAGCATCTGGATTAATTCATACTGATTTTGAAAAAGGTTTTATTCGTGCACAGGTTATTTCTTATCATGATTTTATAGATTTTAAAGGAAATATGCGACATATTAAATTAGCAGGAAAAATGCGTATTGAAGGAAAAAAATATATCGTTCAAGACGGTGATATAGTGAATTTTTTATTTAATGTATAAAAATATAGAAAAATAATTTTGATTTGATAAAAATTAAATTAATTAAATTAGAGAGGATTATTAATTATTCCTCTCTAATATAATATTTTTTAGTTATAATGTGAATAAAAAATCTTTTAACTTTAAAAAATTTGGCTTCATATGATAAGAAAAGTTTGGTAAATGAGCTCTTTTTTCTAATGAATTAGGGCGCTTTAATTTGATATTTAATATTTTTTCTATTGTTTTTTGAAATTTAGCAGGATGTGCTGTGCCTAAAAACAACCCAAAATCTTTAGGATGTAATTTTTTTTTGAGTAATCTGTATGCAATTGCTGCATGTGGTTCTGAAATGTATCCGATATGATATAACTTTTTTAATGTAGATTCTGTTTCTTGATCAGATACGCTACCATATCCTAAGCTTTTTAAATTCCATTTTTGGGTAGAAAAAAGTTCTTCTACTCTAGGCCAATTATTAGGTTGACTAATGTCCATAGCATTGGAAATTGTTGAGATAGTTTTATTTGGTTTCCATATACCATTATGAAGATATCTTGGAATCGTATCGTTAGCGTTAGTAGCGGCAATAAATGATTTTATGGGTAATCCCATAGCTTTTGCTAATAATCCTGCTGTTAAATTCCCAAAATTTCCGCATGGAACTGAAATTATAATGTTATTTCGTTGATTATTAGGAATTAACGCAAAAGCTTCAAAATAATAACATATTTGAGCTAATAAACGACTAATATTAATTGAATTTGCTGAATTTAAACCAATTTTGTTTCGTAATTTTTTATCGTTAAAAGCTTGCTTTACCAGGCTTTGGCAATCATCAAAGCTTCCATCAATAGCTATTGTATGGATATTTTTCCTAATGTACAAAATAATTTTTTCTTGCAATGTACTAATTTTTCCTTTTGGAAATAAAATTACTACACGAATATTATCCATACAATAAAACGCATGAGCAACAGCTGCACCAGTATCTCCTGAAGTAGCTGTTAAAATAGTCATTTCATCATCTTTGTTATTCCAATATGATAACATATTAGCCATAAAGCGAGCGCCAAAATCTTTAAAAGCTAAGGTGGGACCATGAAATAATTCTAAACAAGCAATATTTTTTTCTACTATATGTAAAAAAGGCGGTTTAAAAGAAAATGCATTTTTTACATTTTTTGTTAAATCATTTAATGAAATTTCATCTGATATAAAATATGATAAAATATTTGCACTTCGGGTAATAAAATCCATTTCTGTTAGTTCTTCTAATTTTTTAGTATTAAATTTTGGTAAAGTTTTAGGAAAAAATAATCCTTGTTTTTTTCCTAAACCTAATTTAATTGCATAAGTAAAATTTACTTCTTCATGATGATCTTTTAAATTATATAATTTCATTTTCGGTTGTTCCTATTTTTCTTGCCCCACACCGATCTATCGTGCAAATATGGACAAATCCTTTTTCTTTTTCTCTGTAGTTTTTTAAAAACCAATTTTTTATTCTTTTAGCAATATTAATATTATTACAAATAGAAAATATAGTTGGTCCTGACCCTGAAATATTACATGTCAATGCGCCTAATTTAATAATTGTTTTTTTTATTTTTAAAAAATTAGGAATTAATGGAATACGATATGGTTCAGCAATAACATCGTTCATAACACGAATTGCTAAATTTGGTTGTTTGGTATACAAAGCATGGATAAAAGTTGATAAATTACGACTATTTTTTATACATATCTGTTGTGTATAGTTTTTTGGTAAAATTTTTCTAGCATTAGAGGTAGTAAGCTTTGTTCCTGGCCACGCAATTACCCATATCCATTTTTTAAAAATAGGTAATGATTGTGTAAATCTTAGTTTATCTTCGGTAATTAATTGTATACCACCTAAATAACAAGGTGCAACATTGTCATAATGGACAGACCCTGAAATACTTCCTTCTAATTTTCCCATTAATTTTAATAATTGTCTAGGGTTGAGTTTGGTATCATAAAAATGATCTAATGCTAAAATAATAGATACAACAGAAGAAGCGCTTGATCCTAAACCAGATCCGATTGGCATATTCTTTTCTAATTTGACTTTAATAAAACTTTTTTTATTAGTTATAGTTTCAAATAATTTTATAGCTTTCCAAGTAATATTTTCTAAAATATTTTTAGGTAATTGTTTAGAAAATTTTCCGATATGATTAATTTCTAAATTTTTAGATTTTTTTATTGATACAATATCTCCCAATAACGTTCCATCTATTGGTATAATAGCTGCTCCTAGAATATCAAATCCTACGCCAATATTTCCGATAGAAGCAGGAGCATAAAATTTTATCATTTTTTAAAACTCCACAAGTTATGATATGGTACGTAATAAATCTGAAAAAATACCAGAAGCTGTTACGTTGTTTCCGGCTCCATAACCACGTAAAATTAGAGGAATAGGATGATAATATTTAGTGTGAAATATTAATATATTTTCTCCATTTTTTATATTATATAATGGGTTTTTTTGACTTACTGCGATTATTTTAACATTACATTCACCTGTATTTTTTATAGTTCCAACGAATCGCAGTACTTTTTTTCTTTTTTTTGCTTTTTGAAATCGTAAATTAAAACTTGCATCTAATTCTTTTAACCGAGACATAACTAATTTGATATCTTTAATTTTTTCAAAATTATCAGGTAATATTTTTTCTATTTTTATATCTGATAATTCTAATTGATATCCTGTTTCACGAGCTAAAATTAATAACTTTCTAGCAATATCGATACCTGATAGATCATCTCTTGGATCTGGCTCTGTAAATCCTAAAATTTTAGCTTCTTCTGTAGCTTTTGATAAACTCATTCCTTTATCTAATTTTCCAAAAATAAACGACATAGATCCGGACAAAATTCCTTGAAAACTAATTAGTTTATCTCCTGTACGTAATAAATTTTGTAAATTTTGAATAACTGGTAGTCCAGCTCCTACATGAGTTTCATAAAAGAATTTTTTATTATATTTAAGAGCATTAGAACGAATTTTTTTATATTGCGAACTTGATGAAGAATTTGATTTTTTATTAGCTGTAATAATATGAAATCCATTTTTTATTATATTGATATATTGATCGGCAATTTTTTGACTCGCCGTACAATCTATTAAAACAGGGTTAATTAAATTTTCTTTTTTGGGTATTTTTAAAATTTTATCAAGACAAAAATTTTTTTTTTGATTTTTAAAATGTATTTTCCAATTTTCAAAATTTGTATTTTGTTTATGAATTAAATATTTTTTAGAATTAGTAGTTACTACTAAGTTTATTTTTATTCCAATATCATTAAGTGTTTTAGTTTGATTAAAGATTTTATGTATTAAATTAGTACCTACCCCTCCAATTCCTAATAAAAATACATTTATTATTTTTTTTTTATGAATTATATTTTCATGTAAAACTTTTAAGAATTCTGAAATGTATTGATTATATAATATAAGGGATATAGATATATTAGAAGGATTACACACGGTAGATACAATTTTATTATTTGTATTTTTTAAAACTTTAAAGATTTTTTTAAAAATAGAAGTATAATTATTTTTAAGGTGTTCTCCCACGATTGTAATAGCACATAAATTATTTAATATTTTAATTGGTTTTAAAATATTATTTTTTATTTCTAAAAAAAATGTTTTTTCTAGTTGTATTAGAGATTTTTTAATTTCATTTTTTTCTATACAGATACTAATTTTATTTTGTGAAGATGAATAAATAGAAAATAATATATTAATATTTTTTAATGACATACATGAGAAAATACGAGAACAATAATTTAAAATATGTACATTATTTAATGTGGAAATATTTAATATAGAAAGATTATTAAGAAATGTAATTCCTTTAATTTCTTTCTTTTTATTTTCTTTTAAATTTTGGGTAATTAATGTTCCTTTTTGTGCGGGGTTACATGTGTTTTTAATTAAACATGGAATATTATATTTTTTTAATGGAAATAAAGTACGTGGATGAATTACTGTTGCTCCGAAAAATGCTAATTCCATAGCTTCTTTATAGGATAGGTTTTTTAACAATTGAGCATTTGTAACAATATTGGGATCGCTAGTATACATTCCATCTACATCAGTCCAAATTTCACATATTTTTGCATTCATACATACAGCTAATGCAGCGGCAGAATAATCTGATCCATTTCGACCGAGAAGTACTAATTCATTTGTATAATTTCCAGCAATAAAACCTGGCATCAAAATAATATTTTTTTCAGGGATTTTTATTTTTTCTATTCTTTTTTTTGATTCATGTAAATCTATCGTAGCATTTAAATAACTTTCATTAGTAGATAAAAAAATTTTTCTTGGGTTTAAAGTAGTGACATGATATTGTTTTGATATAAGTAATTGATGCATAATTTTAATAGAAAATTTTTCTCCAATGCACATAATAGTTGCTTGGATATTTTCAGGACATTGTTTTAATATATTTATGCTTTTTAATATATTTTTTAATTTATTAGATTGTATATCGATAAAATCGATTATTTTTTTTTGAAAATTTAATTGAATTTTACATATGTTTAATAATAAATTTAAAAAATATTTTTTTATTGTATCAATGTTTTTTTTGTGATTTTTTTTTTGTTGGATACTATCATTGATTGCTACAATTAAATAATTTGTTATCTTAGCTGGTGCAGATAATACTACTGAAACCTTTGTTTTTTTGGATGAATTAATGATAATAGAAGACACTTGTAAAAATTTTTTTGCGGTTTCAAGTGATGTGCCTCCAAATTTTAAAGTTTTCATAATTTTTTTTATTTCTCATTTAGTATCAATATTCATGTTTAATTTTTTAAGAAATTATATGTTCTATACCATTAATAATTTATGAGTTTTAATAATAGAATTTTTTATTATATAAAAATCTGCAATAATAAAAAATTATTTTTTTTATTAAATAAAAGTTTATTGTATTTATTATAATATCTTATTTTTAAATTATTAAAAATTTAGATAAAAATATGATTTTTTTTATAAAAACGGATAAATTGTAGCATATTTTCTAAATTTTTTCTTTTTTTTAAATACATTTGTTAATATTAGTAAATAATAAGTATTTTAATTAAAAAAATAATTTAAATATAAAATCTTTATTTTTTTAATTTTAATAAAATTTATATTGATATGAAATAGTTTTTAATTACTTAATATAATAATGTCAATATAATCTTTAATTTTTATAAAAATAAAATAATATTTAGTATTGTAATAATTAAATTTATTATTAAATTTAACAACATATATAAGTATAAATGAAAAATTTAACTTTATTTTAGGTTGTGATTTTTTTGAATAAGAAGTTTTATAATAAGTACGATATATTGAGATATATAATATATTTTTTGAATAATTATTCAATATAGTACTATGTATTGAAGAGTGTATATTTTATGTATATTCTGTTTTTACATAGTAAAATATTTATGATACCAAAAACGAACAATTTTTTTAGATTCTTGGATTTTTTCAATATTAACACGTAAAGAGAATAATTCTAATGCTTGTAAAAAATTTATATTTTTATGATGCTTTTTGTATTACAATGATACTGTTTTTCTATTTCTTTTTGTAGTTTCCATATTTTAGAGATAGTAATTAATATATTTTTGGGTATTCCTATGGATATAGCAGATGATTTAAGTATTTTTCGGACAGATATAGAATATGCATTTGAAAATCCCATTATTTTTTTTTAGTTAATTTTTTTATTTTATCTAATAATGGATACCATAGTATGGAAGCAAATAAAAAAGATGCGTGGCATATTTTTTTGTTTTTATATTTTTATCAGTTTTTTTTAAAGCTTTTTTTATAATATATTTAAAAAATATTTTGTTTTTTTATTTAAAATTTTAAATAAATAAGGTAATAATGGTTTTATTAAAGAATATTTTTTTAATTTTTTTATATGTTAAATAACCAAATCCACAACAAAATAGTTTAATAGACTCGTTAAATAAACGTGCAGATGGAACATAATGTAATAGATTAGCTAATCTTGATATAGGTTCTGATGTTTTTTTAGCAATGTTCATATTTAATTGTACTGAAAAACGAATAACGCGTAACATACGCACAGGGTCTTCTCGATATCTTGTTTCTGCATCGCCAATTAAACAAATAATTTTTCTTTTAATATCATTTACACCTCCTACATAATCGCGAATTCCAAAATCTTTTATATTGTAATATAAAGCATTAATTGTAAGATCTCGTCGATATGCATCTTCTTCAATTTTTCCAAATGTATTATCTTGTAATAATATTCCGTTTATTATTTTTTTTTGTTTTGTACGAAAAGTAGATACTTCAATAATTTCTGCTCGAAATATTAAATGAGCAATGATAAAGCGGCGTCCAATTAATCTACAGTTTTTAAAAAATCTTTTAATATCATCAGGCGTAGCGTTAGTTGCAATATCAAAGTCTTTTGGGTTTTTTTCCTAATATTAGATCTCTTACGCTTCCGCCAACTAGATATGCTTCATAACCTAATTTATTTAACCTATATATTACTTTCATAGAATTTTTACTAATTTTTATGGGAGATATTATAGTTTTTTTTATAATTAGAGTCATATTTTTCATATCTGTTCTATGATTACATAGTCTTATTTTTAAATTTTAATGAAAAATAAGACTATTAAGGAGTTATGATCATATCTTTATAATTTTAAATTTATATGATATAACATGCATATTATATTTTTTTGATATAACAAATATTTTATATACAATATATATGTATATAAATTATAGTGATTTATATCAATGATAACTTTTTTATTTAAATAAATTTTTATATAATTTTATTATATTTATTTTTTTAATTTTTATATTTAATTTAAAAATTAAATTTTATATCTTTACCTAGATATTTGTTTTTTTCGTAATTCCGCTAATGTTTTACAGTCTATACATAAATATGCTGTTGGACGCGCTTCTAACCTGCGAATACCTATTTCTATTTCACATATATCGCAATATCCAAATGTATTATTTTCTACTCTTTTTAATGTATCATTGATTTTTTTTATTAATTTATATTCACGATCTCTTTTTCTAAGTTCTAAGCTAAAATTTTCCTCTTGTGCAGCTCTATCAATAGGATCTGGTAAATTAATATTTTTATTTTTTATAGTAAAAATATTTTTTTGAATGGTTTTTGTAATTTCTTTTTTCCAAGTAATAAGAATAGTTTTAAAATGTTTAATTTGTGCTTCATTCATATATTCTTCATTTTTATGTAAAATATACGGTTTTAATCCTGCGATTGATAAAATGTTTAAGGATGATTTTTTAGGATTTTTTTTTATATTCATTGATCTTCTCATAATTTTTGTGTATTTAATGATTAAAAAATTGTTTTTTAAATCATAATATATTAATATTTAATAAAAATAATTAATAATATTTATATTAATAGATATAAGAATTTTTTAAAAAAATATTAAATTATTTTTATTATAAAATATATATATATATTAAATAAAATAAAGTTATTAATTTTTGATAATAAAAAAATTTAATTAGCATTTTATATTGATACAGATATTATTATAAATAATAATGAAAATATAGTTTTTCTAAAAAATAAATATTATTTGTAGAGTTTATTCTTTATATTTTTAGTATAATTTAATTAATGAGAAAAAAATGAAATGGGTTTGTGGTATAGAATATGATGGAACAAAATATTTTGGATGGCAAAAACAAAAATTAGTATGTACAATACAAGAATCTATAGAAAATGTATTGTCAAAAATTGCCAATCATAATATTAATTTAATATGTGCCGGTCGTACAGATCGCGGCGTGCATGGTATTACGCAAATTGTTCATTTTTTAACGTTTTCTGTGCGTAGTAAAAAAGAATGGTTATTAGGAGCAAATTCATTATTACCGTCAGATATTACAATATTATGGTTAAAAAAAATTCCAGAAAATTTTGATGCAAGATTTTCAGCTTTATCTAGGTCTTATCGATATATTATTTTTAATAGTGCTATTCGATCTAGTTTCTTGAAAAGATATAGTTATCATTTAAGAAAAATTTTAGATATTAAAAAAATGAAACATGCAAGTCAATATTTAATAGGTCAGCATAATTTTAGTGCTTTTCGTAGCAGTGGGTGTCAATCTTTATCTCCTTATCGTACTATCTTTTTTATACATATATTGCAATTTAAAAAATTTATAATAATTGATATTATTGCTAATTCTTTTTTGTATCATATGGTTCGTAATATTGTAGGGTGTTTAGTATTAATTGGATTGTCTATACATGAACCTTTATGGATAAAACAAGTATTAGATAAGAAAGATCATCACAAGAAATATAGCACAGCTCCATCTCATGGATTATATTTTTTATCAGCATCATATCCATCTCATTTTTTAGTGCCTAATAATATATACAAATCTAGTTTTTTAATTTTTTTTAATATTTAGTTTTTTTAAAAAAAAATCTATTGAATTATATTATATATTATTTTTTATAATAATGTAAAATTTTTATATCTTGAATAAGATAACAAATAAAAAAAATTAAAAATATTTATAAAATTTATTTATTTTTTCGTAAAGATAGTGTTTTATGCTGCATTAAAATATTTATTAAGTTTAATTGAATGAGATTTTAATATGTTTAAAAAAATTATTGATAAATTTTTTTTAAATTATAGTAGTCGTATTTTAAAAAAAAATAAATTATTTTGTAAAAAAAATTAATTATTTAGAAAAAGATTTGGTTAGTTTATCGGATGCAGAATTAAAAAAAAAAACAATAATATTTAAAAATCGATTAAAAAAAGGAGAAACTTTAGAACAATTATTACCAGAAGCATTTGCTGTAGTACGAGAAGCTAGTAAACGGGTTTTTGGGATGCGTCATTTTGATGTTCAATTGTTAGGAGGTATCGTATTACATCAAAACTCGATTGCAGAGATGCGTACAGGAGAAGGTAAAACTTTAACTGCAACTTTACCGGTATATTTAAATGCGTTAGAAGGAAAAGGTGTACATGTTGTTACAATGAATGATTATTTAGCTAAAAGAGATGGTAATAAAAATCGTATTTTATTTAATTTTTTAGGATTAACTGTTGGTATAAATATAAGTAAGATGTCTAAAGCAGAAAAAAGAAAAGCTTATTCTTCTGATATTACATATGGAACTAATCATGAATATGGTTTTGATTATTTACGCGATAATATGGTTTTTTGTAGCTCTAAAAAGGTTCAAAGAGAATTATACTATGCATTAGTTGATGAAGTGGATTCAATTTTAATAGATGAAGCCCGCACTCCATTAATTATTTCTGGTCCTGTAGATCATAGTAATAGTATATATATTCATATTAATAAATTAGTACGTAAATTAACTTTACAAATTAAAGATCGTGATAAAAAAAAATATATACCAGGAGACTTTTTTATCGATCGAAAAGCGCGTCAGGTATATTTAACTGAAAAAGGTATGGATACTATAGAGAAATTATTAGTTTCATATAACTTCTTAACTTCTCAGGAATCATTATACTCACCTAAAAATATTGTATTTATTCATCATATTTTGTTAGCACTTAAAGCACATTATATATTTTTTAATAATATTGATTATATTATAAAAATAAAAAATATTATGATTGTTGATGAACATACAGGAAGAATTATGCCTGGTCGTCGTTGGTCAGAGGGTTTACATCAGGCTATTGAAGCAAAAGAGCATGTTTTAATTCAACAAGAAAACCAGACTTTAGCTTCTATTACACTGCAAAATTACTTTCGTTTATATAAAAAATTATCCGGTATGACCGGGACTGCTATCACCGAAGAATTTGAATTTCGTTCGATATATAATTTAGAAACTGTGGTTATTCCTACAAATAAACCGATGATTCGTAATGATATGTCGGATGTAATATATCTTTCTTGTACAGAAAAATATAAGGCAATTGTTGCTGCAATTAAAGATTGTGTTTTGCGTAAACAACCGGTTTTAATAGGTACTGTTTCAATTGAAAAATCTGAATTATTATCTTCTTTTTTAAAAAAAAATTTTATTAAACATAATATTTTAAATGCAAAATTTCATGCCCAAGAAGCAGATATTATTGCGCAAGCTGGTCAATTAGGCGCTGTAACTATTGCAACTAATATGGCGGGAAGAGGAACAGATATTGTTTTGGGAGGAAATTTTGATTCTTCTTATATACATGAAAAAAATAATATTAATATAAAAAAAAGGAATTTTTTAAAAAAACGCTGGAAAAAAAATAATGCATTGGTGATTCGTAGTGGTGGTTTACATATTATAGGTACTGAAAGGCATGAATCACGTCGTATTGATAATCAGTTAAGAGGTAGAGCAGGAAGGCAAGGTGATCCTGGTTCTTCGCGTTTTTATTTATCTTTGGAAGATCCGTTACTTCAATTATTTTTATCAGATAAAATGATTTATTTTATGAAATTATTTGGTATTAAAAAGGAAGAATCAATTGAACATCCGTGGATTAATACAGCAATAGAGAATGCGCAAAAAAAAGTAGAAAACCAAAATTTTGATGTTCGTAAAAGTTTGTTAGAATATGATAATATTATTAATGAGCAACGAAAGGTTATTTATCATGAACGAAATAAAATTATTGATTCTAGCAATTTGAGTTCGTATATTCTTGTTATTTTCTCTAATCAAATAAAAAATTTTTTAAAAAAAAATATAATTCGAAATGATTTAGATTTTAATATTTTAAAAAAATTTAAAAATTTGTTTTTTTTAGTTTATCTCGTAAAAAAATTTTTGCAAAATAAATTATTATTCTCAAATAATATTAATCATATTAATAATTATATTGTAAAAATTATCCAAAAAGATTATATACAACATACTTCTCAGATATCTATTAAATACAGCATGATAATTGAAAAATATGTTATATTACAAATATTTGATCAATTTTGGAGGGATCATTTAAATTCTCTTGATTTTTTAAGGAAAAATATTTATCTTCGTAGTTATGCTCAAAAAGATCCTACACAAGAATATAAAAGAGAATCTTTTAGTATGTTTGCTTCAATGTTAGAATCTATTAAAAAATTTATAATAAAAAGTTTATTAAATATTTTTTATAAAAATTTTGAAACACATAAATATATTTTAATAAAATTTATTGATTCTAATGATTTTAAATCTTTACGTTATTTTATTACTAAACTTTGTGAAACTATTATAATATAATAAAATTCAATTGGTGATGTAGTAAATTTTTCTTTTTCATAATCCTGTAAATATATTAAAAGATATTAACTTGAGATTTTAATTTTAATTATTTTATTAATATTAATTTTAATAATTGTATTACATAAATTATAATAATATAACAAATTTATTAATTAAAATCAATCTCTCAATGTACATAATATTTATGTCAAACTATTTTAGTAAATAGAAAATTTTTTTATGAAAAATAAATTATGTCTATTTTAGAACATATAATTTTAAATATTTTCAATATATAAAACGTAATAAAACATTTATTATATTGAATTTTTTTAAAAAAAATATATATGTCTTTAATATTAGGTATAATTTTCTTTCATTATTATAATATCATATTTTTAAAATAAATAATTTTTATATAATATCAAAATATAATCATGTTATTTATTAAATATTTTAGTTAATAATATTTATATATTTTAAGTGAAAATATTTTAAAAAAATAATAATAGAATTATAACATATATATTACAAAAATTTTTGTAAGGATATTGATATATGGTTACAAATATTTCTAACGATTTGGATCCATTAGAAACCAATGAATGGATTGAAGCAATTGAATCAGTTTTAAAAAATGACGGAAAGAACGAGCACTTTTTTTTAATAAAAAAAATTTTAGAAAAAATAAATATTGATGCTATTAACATAAATTTTAAAAATTATAATTTTATCAATTCTATACATTATACTGAAGAACCGCGGTATCCAGGAAATTTGAAAATTGAAAAAAATATTCGTTCTGTTGTTTGTTGGAACGCAATTATGATCGTTTTACGGGCTTCTAAAAAAAATTTAGATTTAGGAGGTCATATTTCATCTTTTCAATCTTTTGCGACAGTATATGAAGTATGTTTTAATCATTTTTTTCGTGCATCAAATAAATATGATGGGGGGGATTTAATATATTTTCAAGGACATGTT
This genomic window contains:
- the secA gene encoding preprotein translocase subunit (ATPase), which gives rise to MVSLSDAELKKKTIIFKNRLKKGETLEQLLPEAFAVVREASKRVFGMRHFDVQLLGGIVLHQNSIAEMRTGEGKTLTATLPVYLNALEGKGVHVVTMNDYLAKRDGNKNRILFNFLGLTVGINISKMSKAEKRKAYSSDITYGTNHEYGFDYLRDNMVFCSSKKVQRELYYALVDEVDSILIDEARTPLIISGPVDHSNSIYIHINKLVRKLTLQIKDRDKKKYIPGDFFIDRKARQVYLTEKGMDTIEKLLVSYNFLTSQESLYSPKNIVFIHHILLALKAHYIFFNNIDYIIKIKNIMIVDEHTGRIMPGRRWSEGLHQAIEAKEHVLIQQENQTLASITLQNYFRLYKKLSGMTGTAITEEFEFRSIYNLETVVIPTNKPMIRNDMSDVIYLSCTEKYKAIVAAIKDCVLRKQPVLIGTVSIEKSELLSSFLKKNFIKHNILNAKFHAQEADIIAQAGQLGAVTIATNMAGRGTDIVLGGNFDSSYIHEKNNINIKKRNFLKKRWKKNNALVIRSGGLHIIGTERHESRRIDNQLRGRAGRQGDPGSSRFYLSLEDPLLQLFLSDKMIYFMKLFGIKKEESIEHPWINTAIENAQKKVENQNFDVRKSLLEYDNIINEQRKVIYHERNKIIDSSNLSSYILVIFSNQIKNFLKKNIIRNDLDFNILKKFKNLFFLVYLVKKFLQNKLLFSNNINHINNYIVKIIQKDYIQHTSQISIKYSMIIEKYVILQIFDQFWRDHLNSLDFLRKNIYLRSYAQKDPTQEYKRESFSMFASMLESIKKFIIKSLLNIFYKNFETHKYILIKFIDSNDFKSLRYFITKLCETIII